One Chromatiaceae bacterium genomic region harbors:
- the yajC gene encoding preprotein translocase subunit YajC encodes MSFFISDALAQEAAGAAAQSDPLLSLLFPIGLVVLLYFLMIRPQVKRQKEHKKMVEAMAKGDEIVTAGGIAGRVLDLGENFALVEVAEGVQVKVRRVAVETVLPKGSLKEL; translated from the coding sequence ATGAGCTTTTTTATTTCCGACGCCCTGGCCCAGGAGGCCGCTGGCGCCGCGGCACAGAGCGATCCCCTCTTGAGCCTGCTCTTTCCCATCGGTTTGGTAGTGCTGCTCTATTTCCTCATGATCCGTCCCCAGGTCAAGCGCCAGAAAGAACACAAGAAGATGGTCGAGGCCATGGCCAAGGGCGATGAGATCGTCACCGCCGGCGGCATCGCTGGCCGCGTCCTGGACTTGGGCGAGAATTTCGCCCTGGTCGAGGTCGCCGAGGGCGTCCAGGTCAAGGTACGCCGCGTCGCCGTGGAGACGGTGCTGCCCAAGGGTTCCCTGAAGGAACTGTAA
- the hlyD gene encoding secretion protein HlyD: MRTQPVKPLFRLLAPVILIALIAIAWWLWGRAGKGDAGLTLYGNVDIREVELSFRQPGRLESLRYEEGERVHQGDLLAELDERPYRDALAAADAAYRRAEAELEKLRHGNRPQEIRRAEAEVNLFTALEKRLAAELKRQRELAASAFASQQELDKIHADYDEAVAGLVMAQQTHSLQREGARAEDISAAEANLASAAAARDQAQTALDDTRLIAPADGIIMSRVLEPGSMVTSQTPVYTLSLPDPVYARAYAAEPQLGQVAPGTPVQVTTDSSSQVYRGHIGFVSPKAEFTPKTVETTALRTDLIYRLRIIIPKSDEGLRQGMPVTIQVAAPATPAGPGS; encoded by the coding sequence ATCCGGACCCAGCCCGTGAAACCCTTATTCAGACTCCTGGCCCCCGTCATCCTGATCGCCCTCATCGCCATCGCCTGGTGGCTCTGGGGCCGGGCCGGCAAGGGTGACGCCGGTCTGACCCTCTACGGCAATGTGGATATCCGCGAGGTCGAACTGTCGTTCAGGCAGCCGGGACGCCTGGAGTCCCTGAGGTACGAGGAGGGCGAGAGGGTTCACCAGGGCGACCTGCTCGCGGAGTTGGACGAGCGCCCTTACCGGGATGCCCTGGCCGCCGCCGACGCAGCCTATCGGCGCGCCGAGGCCGAACTCGAAAAGCTGCGTCACGGCAACCGCCCCCAGGAGATCCGGCGCGCCGAGGCGGAGGTGAACCTCTTCACGGCCCTGGAGAAGCGTTTGGCCGCCGAACTCAAGCGACAACGTGAGTTGGCCGCCTCCGCCTTTGCCAGTCAGCAGGAACTGGACAAGATCCATGCGGATTACGACGAGGCGGTCGCCGGCCTCGTCATGGCCCAGCAGACGCACTCCCTGCAGCGGGAGGGTGCGCGCGCCGAGGACATCAGCGCCGCCGAGGCCAACCTCGCCAGCGCCGCCGCCGCCCGCGACCAGGCCCAGACCGCCCTGGATGACACCCGCCTGATTGCCCCCGCGGACGGCATCATCATGAGCCGGGTCCTGGAGCCGGGTAGCATGGTAACCAGCCAGACGCCGGTCTATACCCTTTCGCTGCCCGATCCCGTCTATGCGCGTGCCTACGCGGCGGAGCCCCAGCTTGGCCAGGTGGCGCCCGGGACCCCGGTACAGGTGACCACCGACAGCTCCAGCCAGGTGTACCGGGGCCACATCGGCTTCGTCTCGCCCAAGGCGGAATTCACGCCAAAAACGGTGGAGACGACCGCCTTGCGGACGGACCTGATCTATCGCCTGCGGATCATCATTCCCA